Proteins encoded together in one Bos indicus isolate NIAB-ARS_2022 breed Sahiwal x Tharparkar chromosome 25, NIAB-ARS_B.indTharparkar_mat_pri_1.0, whole genome shotgun sequence window:
- the RNPS1 gene encoding RNA-binding protein with serine-rich domain 1 isoform X2: protein MAPSPTKRKDRSDEKSKDRSKDKGATKESSEKDRGRDKTRKRRSASSGSSSTRSRSSSTSSSGSSTSTGSSSGSSSSSASSRSGSSSTSRSSSSSSSSGSPSPSRRRHDNRRRSRSKSKPPKRDEKERKRRSPSPKPTKVHIGRLTRNVTKDHIMEIFSTYGKIKMIDMPVERMHPHLSKGYAYVEFENPDEAEKALKHMDGGQIDGQEITATAVLAPWPRPPPRRFSPPRRMLPPLPMWRRSPPRMRRRSRSPRRRSPARRRSRSPGRRRHRSRSSSNSSR, encoded by the exons AT GGCGCCTTCTCCCACCAAACGCAAAGACCGCTCTGATGAGAAGTCCAAGGACCGCTCTAAAGATAAAGGGGCCACTAAGGAGTCGAGCGAGAAGGATCGAGGCAGGGATAAGACTCGGAAGAGGCGCAGCGCTTCCAGCGGGAGCAGCAGCACCAG GTCCCGGTCCAGCTCTACCTCCAGCTCAGGCTCCAGCACCAGCACGGGCTCCAGCAGCGGCTCCAGCTCGTCTTCGGCTTCGAGCCGCTCGGGAAGTTCCAGCACGTCTCgcagctccagctccagcagctCCTCGGGCTCCCCGAGCCCTTCTCGGCGCAGACACGACAACAGGCGGCGTTCCCGCTCCAA GTCCAAACCACCcaaaagagatgaaaaggaaaggaaaaggcgGAGCCCTTCCCCTAAACCCACCAAAGTACACATTGGGCGGCTCACCAGGAATGTGACCAAG GATCACATCATGGAGATATTCTCCACCTatgggaaaattaaaatgattgacatgCCTGTAGAAAGGATGCACCCCCATTTGTCTAAAGGCTACGCCTATGTGGAGTTTGAGAATCCAGACGAGGCTGAGAAGGCGCTGAAGCACATGGACGGAG GACAAATCGATGGCCAGGAGATCACTGCCACCGCTGTGCTGGCCCCCTGGCCCCGGCCACCCCCCCGGAGATTCAGCCCTCCCAGGAGGATGCTGCCACCTCTTCCTATGTGGCGCAGGTCACCCCCACGGATGAGGAGAAG GTCGCGCTCCCCACGCCGTCGCTCGCCCGCGCGCCGTCGGTCCCGTTCGCCTGGGCGCCGCCGCCACCGCAGCCGCTCCAGCTCCAACTCCTCCCGATAG
- the RNPS1 gene encoding RNA-binding protein with serine-rich domain 1 isoform X1: protein MDLSGVKKKSLLGVKENNKKSSTRAPSPTKRKDRSDEKSKDRSKDKGATKESSEKDRGRDKTRKRRSASSGSSSTRSRSSSTSSSGSSTSTGSSSGSSSSSASSRSGSSSTSRSSSSSSSSGSPSPSRRRHDNRRRSRSKSKPPKRDEKERKRRSPSPKPTKVHIGRLTRNVTKDHIMEIFSTYGKIKMIDMPVERMHPHLSKGYAYVEFENPDEAEKALKHMDGGQIDGQEITATAVLAPWPRPPPRRFSPPRRMLPPLPMWRRSPPRMRRRSRSPRRRSPARRRSRSPGRRRHRSRSSSNSSR, encoded by the exons ATGGATTTATCAGGAGTGAAAAAGAAGAGCTTGCTAGgagtcaaagaaaataataaaaagtccaGCACTAG GGCGCCTTCTCCCACCAAACGCAAAGACCGCTCTGATGAGAAGTCCAAGGACCGCTCTAAAGATAAAGGGGCCACTAAGGAGTCGAGCGAGAAGGATCGAGGCAGGGATAAGACTCGGAAGAGGCGCAGCGCTTCCAGCGGGAGCAGCAGCACCAG GTCCCGGTCCAGCTCTACCTCCAGCTCAGGCTCCAGCACCAGCACGGGCTCCAGCAGCGGCTCCAGCTCGTCTTCGGCTTCGAGCCGCTCGGGAAGTTCCAGCACGTCTCgcagctccagctccagcagctCCTCGGGCTCCCCGAGCCCTTCTCGGCGCAGACACGACAACAGGCGGCGTTCCCGCTCCAA GTCCAAACCACCcaaaagagatgaaaaggaaaggaaaaggcgGAGCCCTTCCCCTAAACCCACCAAAGTACACATTGGGCGGCTCACCAGGAATGTGACCAAG GATCACATCATGGAGATATTCTCCACCTatgggaaaattaaaatgattgacatgCCTGTAGAAAGGATGCACCCCCATTTGTCTAAAGGCTACGCCTATGTGGAGTTTGAGAATCCAGACGAGGCTGAGAAGGCGCTGAAGCACATGGACGGAG GACAAATCGATGGCCAGGAGATCACTGCCACCGCTGTGCTGGCCCCCTGGCCCCGGCCACCCCCCCGGAGATTCAGCCCTCCCAGGAGGATGCTGCCACCTCTTCCTATGTGGCGCAGGTCACCCCCACGGATGAGGAGAAG GTCGCGCTCCCCACGCCGTCGCTCGCCCGCGCGCCGTCGGTCCCGTTCGCCTGGGCGCCGCCGCCACCGCAGCCGCTCCAGCTCCAACTCCTCCCGATAG